One window of Pseudobacteriovorax antillogorgiicola genomic DNA carries:
- a CDS encoding FAD-binding and (Fe-S)-binding domain-containing protein has translation MIPQLTERDALPTTVRNFFATLQRSSDFKGDLETDWAGRMVASTDNSIYQVIPQGIIYPRDVSDVQLVMSLASGSDYRAITFTARGGGTGTNGQSLTHGVVVDLSRHMNQVLEINLEERWVRVEPGVVLDQLNKDLKPHGYFFAPDLSPSNRATLGGMCNTDACGKGSRIYGKTSNHLLALDLVFSEGTTWSSLPLTAEALAQAKEDEGLVGQIHREVDDIINGHRELIKQRFPKLTRFLTGYNLAHVCDDQGGFNLNYLISGSEGTLAFVTELKLKLTPIPKVKRLILAKYAEFDDSLRAAQVLVEANPAAIETVDDTIVQLARGDVIWDKVGKFFSGPDDHKVKSVNLIEFVGDDEQGVESQVQDLVKVLKDRMGQANQAIGYAIAEGDADIAALWSLRKKGVGLLGNRPGHRRPVPFVEDTVVPPEHLADFITEFRGILDEHGLDYGMFGHVDAGCLHVRPALDLKTEDDERLIRKITDEVKDLVLKYGGVIWGEHGKGLRSEYMPEFFGPELYQDLRRIKGIFDPHNKLNPGKLVTPLNSEDKVVRLDEAPLRGQRDRQIPAPVRDSYDVSINCNGNGACFNFEADDVMCPSYKFTRNRIHSPKGRAGLMREWLRQLSREGYDANAFDGDRGGQRLAPKVDDFSVEVFHAMNGCLSCKACSATCPIKVDIPELKSKFLYRFYTRYRRPLKDKLVAMGERVHSKFVNLPWIYNLGLRIPGFHFLMKHWVGLVDTPQLSSPSYRAQLNHSEIPQLKFSEFDSWQSRDLSRVVIILPDAITGFYEAETFVSSLRVLKRLGYQPVVSEFIENGKGLHVKGFLDEFRQTAKIAHEKIHKLMSLNCPIVGFDPAITLTYREEYRNYGPAGELKVQLLQEFLSKVVSEHGLSLNESKPLILLGHCGETTAVPESGRQWQSIFKSLGLDLQVAKVGCCGMAGAFGHEAEHLEESEGVFNMSWRRKLRDNGAAIFLATGASCRSQVKRFSQQGIDHPLAYLDRQLSHRAKLH, from the coding sequence ATGATCCCCCAGCTCACCGAACGCGATGCTTTGCCGACCACTGTTCGAAACTTTTTCGCCACCCTCCAACGCAGCTCTGATTTTAAGGGAGATCTGGAAACGGATTGGGCTGGGCGAATGGTAGCATCGACAGATAACTCCATCTATCAGGTGATTCCTCAGGGCATTATCTATCCTAGGGACGTGAGCGATGTTCAATTGGTGATGAGCCTGGCGTCAGGTTCCGACTATCGGGCCATTACATTTACGGCAAGGGGTGGAGGCACTGGTACCAATGGTCAGTCGCTTACCCATGGTGTAGTGGTCGATCTATCACGCCATATGAATCAGGTCTTAGAGATTAATTTGGAAGAGCGCTGGGTTCGTGTGGAGCCGGGAGTGGTTCTCGATCAATTAAATAAAGACTTAAAGCCTCACGGATACTTCTTTGCTCCAGATCTTTCTCCCAGCAATCGTGCAACTCTAGGTGGGATGTGCAACACGGATGCTTGTGGAAAGGGCTCGCGAATTTATGGAAAAACATCGAACCACCTACTGGCCCTGGATCTTGTCTTCTCGGAAGGTACGACATGGTCGTCGTTGCCCCTCACGGCTGAAGCACTTGCTCAGGCCAAAGAAGACGAAGGGCTAGTGGGGCAAATCCATCGCGAAGTTGATGATATTATCAACGGGCACCGGGAATTGATTAAGCAACGGTTTCCCAAACTCACCCGCTTTCTTACGGGATATAATCTGGCCCATGTGTGTGATGATCAAGGTGGGTTTAACCTAAACTATCTGATCTCAGGCTCAGAAGGAACCCTGGCTTTTGTTACTGAGTTGAAGCTTAAGCTCACGCCAATTCCGAAAGTCAAACGTCTCATTCTAGCAAAATATGCGGAATTTGATGATAGTTTGCGAGCAGCACAAGTTTTGGTAGAAGCTAATCCGGCTGCCATCGAAACTGTGGATGATACCATTGTCCAGTTGGCAAGAGGTGATGTGATTTGGGACAAAGTCGGTAAATTTTTCTCTGGGCCTGATGATCACAAAGTGAAGTCAGTCAATCTTATTGAGTTTGTTGGCGATGATGAACAGGGGGTGGAGTCTCAGGTTCAGGACTTAGTGAAAGTACTGAAAGACCGCATGGGACAAGCCAATCAAGCGATCGGCTACGCCATAGCTGAGGGTGATGCAGACATTGCTGCACTATGGAGCTTACGTAAAAAGGGAGTTGGCTTACTAGGCAATCGGCCAGGCCACCGCCGCCCTGTGCCTTTTGTTGAAGACACTGTGGTTCCACCGGAGCATCTAGCCGATTTTATCACTGAGTTTCGGGGGATCCTAGATGAGCATGGCTTGGATTACGGCATGTTCGGCCATGTGGATGCTGGTTGTCTCCATGTGCGGCCCGCTTTAGACCTAAAGACTGAAGACGACGAGCGCTTGATCCGAAAAATCACTGATGAAGTGAAGGATTTAGTATTAAAGTATGGTGGTGTCATCTGGGGGGAGCATGGCAAGGGTCTTCGCAGTGAGTATATGCCGGAGTTTTTTGGTCCAGAATTGTACCAGGATTTACGCCGTATCAAAGGCATCTTCGATCCCCACAATAAACTAAATCCAGGGAAGCTGGTGACGCCTCTCAACTCAGAAGATAAGGTGGTCCGCCTCGATGAGGCTCCATTGAGAGGGCAGCGTGATCGCCAAATACCAGCGCCTGTAAGAGATTCTTACGATGTCTCCATCAATTGTAATGGCAATGGTGCCTGCTTTAATTTTGAAGCTGATGACGTGATGTGTCCGTCTTATAAATTCACGCGGAATCGCATTCATTCTCCGAAAGGGCGAGCTGGTCTTATGAGAGAGTGGTTAAGGCAACTAAGCCGCGAGGGCTACGATGCCAATGCCTTCGATGGGGATCGAGGTGGTCAACGTCTTGCCCCTAAGGTGGATGATTTTTCAGTAGAGGTTTTTCATGCCATGAACGGCTGCTTGTCTTGTAAGGCTTGCTCAGCAACTTGCCCAATCAAGGTTGATATTCCCGAATTGAAATCAAAGTTCTTATATCGATTTTATACCCGCTATCGTAGGCCACTCAAGGATAAGCTTGTGGCCATGGGTGAGCGGGTTCATAGCAAGTTTGTGAACTTGCCGTGGATTTACAATCTTGGCTTAAGGATTCCTGGCTTTCACTTCTTGATGAAGCATTGGGTAGGGCTCGTGGATACTCCACAGTTGAGTAGCCCTAGTTATCGAGCACAGCTGAATCATAGCGAAATTCCTCAGCTTAAGTTCTCTGAATTTGATTCTTGGCAGAGTCGCGACTTGAGTCGCGTCGTGATCATTCTTCCAGATGCTATAACGGGCTTTTACGAAGCAGAAACATTTGTCAGTTCCCTTAGGGTTCTGAAGAGGCTTGGCTACCAACCTGTAGTTAGCGAATTTATCGAGAATGGTAAGGGTCTTCATGTGAAAGGATTTCTTGATGAGTTCCGGCAAACTGCAAAGATAGCCCATGAAAAGATTCACAAGCTCATGAGTTTAAACTGTCCGATTGTGGGTTTTGATCCCGCTATCACACTTACTTACCGCGAGGAGTATCGTAACTATGGCCCAGCGGGCGAGCTGAAGGTTCAACTTCTTCAGGAGTTTCTAAGCAAGGTAGTGTCCGAGCATGGTCTCAGCCTTAATGAAAGCAAACCGCTCATCTTGCTTGGGCACTGCGGTGAAACTACTGCAGTGCCAGAATCTGGGCGCCAATGGCAGAGCATTTTTAAGTCCCTTGGTTTGGATCTTCAAGTAGCCAAAGTTGGCTGCTGTGGAATGGCCGGAGCATTTGGTCATGAGGCAGAGCACTTGGAAGAATCGGAGGGGGTTTTCAATATGTCTTGGCGTCGTAAATTAAGGGATAACGGAGCCGCAATATTCTTGGCGACGGGTGCATCATGTCGGTCCCAGGTTAAACGCTTTTCACAGCAGGGGATCGATCACCCTCTTGCTTATCTTGATCGTCAGTTAAGTCATAGGGCAAAGCTTCATTAA
- a CDS encoding helix-turn-helix domain-containing protein → MDDLIDHWRTWLEGHASRSVPGLAQKTGLATSTIRRIMNGEQTPNEETARSILRVTASDPSEYVTLLNKAFPSSNEHLSYVAQALQGATATDIAVEFYKEDALGFEIFVATTSSIGYCEKALIKKLGENGAARIEQLLDDGSLTLKNGRLYSKQVLFTSKQSILDACDKTPRLVKMNADKLSGQYFYASRYTESDLRKIANATIDFIQKMDEINANREPLDKTCKPSCVSIVFGSIEGES, encoded by the coding sequence ATGGACGATCTCATCGACCATTGGCGTACTTGGTTGGAAGGTCACGCTTCTCGGTCTGTACCTGGATTAGCGCAGAAGACAGGGCTGGCCACCTCCACCATTAGAAGGATTATGAACGGAGAGCAAACCCCAAACGAAGAAACAGCGAGAAGTATATTACGAGTCACAGCCTCGGACCCTAGCGAGTATGTAACTCTTTTAAACAAAGCCTTTCCTAGTAGTAACGAGCATCTAAGTTACGTCGCACAAGCGCTTCAAGGAGCTACAGCAACCGACATTGCTGTAGAGTTCTACAAAGAGGACGCCCTAGGCTTTGAAATATTTGTGGCTACAACTTCTTCTATTGGCTATTGCGAAAAAGCTTTGATTAAAAAACTAGGAGAAAACGGGGCAGCTAGAATTGAGCAACTACTAGATGATGGAAGCTTAACATTAAAAAATGGTCGCCTATACTCCAAACAAGTTCTATTTACTTCAAAACAATCTATATTGGATGCATGCGACAAAACGCCCAGACTAGTAAAAATGAACGCCGACAAGTTGAGCGGGCAATATTTCTACGCTAGCAGGTACACTGAATCTGATCTAAGAAAAATTGCCAATGCGACAATCGACTTCATTCAGAAAATGGATGAGATTAACGCCAACAGGGAACCATTGGATAAGACTTGTAAGCCAAGTTGTGTTAGCATCGTTTTCGGATCTATCGAAGGAGAGAGCTAA
- a CDS encoding ATP-binding protein, whose product MSLQVELDRKNLLRNTVILNLVMAVVYTLLGHLARIMSIPPGNVTAFWPASGLALALMLCFGYRLWPGLLCGNIAANLPAFFDPSSSASIGTTSLVGLGIGVGDVLQTVTACYGIHRYIERPFKGFFKTGSLGWFLVICSISHTLSPSFGVSALYFGGLISPENFLYTWITWYTGDLLGALYVSVFVMDLIGKKSLVGWSKSGVLGLIVIPAISYYLVTADRNLFFLIFLFPFVVFFTVSYRGLYVSTLNIGIVFASIGALIGSIEDPKFFNERLMAMESFMFVLFLINNIILAFINERESLRKELDEVALLSMQNSKLAALGEMAGGVAHEVKNPLAIIEGHARIAKRLLIKDADSQGKVLERLTKIQDMVRRIDKIIHGMKSLTHSSVGEEASVFRADQLVEDIKSISAERLKTLHIEFVVDARHDLQIYGNRIQISQVVLNLLNNAVDAMVDHEVESGRILLKMMASDGGISIDVINSGPKIPVDIVERVFDPFFTTKEVGHGTGMGLSISQRIMSNHGGRLTLVPNTEETTFRMTLPGPPRTKTSA is encoded by the coding sequence ATGTCTCTCCAAGTAGAACTTGATCGAAAAAATTTGCTTCGAAACACCGTGATCTTGAATTTGGTCATGGCAGTTGTCTATACCCTATTAGGCCATCTTGCTAGGATTATGAGCATTCCTCCAGGGAATGTGACAGCCTTCTGGCCCGCTTCTGGCCTAGCTCTAGCTCTTATGCTTTGCTTTGGCTATCGACTATGGCCAGGCTTGCTCTGTGGAAACATTGCAGCCAATCTACCCGCATTCTTTGATCCAAGCTCCAGTGCGTCTATCGGAACGACGTCTCTCGTGGGGCTAGGCATCGGCGTTGGTGACGTATTACAGACTGTCACTGCTTGTTATGGCATTCATCGCTATATTGAACGGCCATTCAAGGGCTTCTTCAAAACAGGGTCGCTGGGGTGGTTTCTTGTGATTTGTAGCATAAGTCACACGCTATCGCCCAGTTTTGGAGTGAGTGCTCTGTATTTTGGAGGTCTGATATCCCCTGAAAACTTTCTTTATACCTGGATCACATGGTACACAGGTGATCTGCTTGGAGCGCTATATGTGTCAGTATTTGTGATGGATCTTATTGGAAAGAAAAGCCTCGTTGGCTGGAGTAAGTCCGGTGTTCTGGGGTTAATCGTCATCCCTGCTATCAGTTACTACCTGGTAACAGCTGATCGTAATTTGTTTTTTCTGATTTTCCTCTTTCCTTTCGTTGTCTTTTTTACAGTCAGCTATCGGGGGCTTTATGTTTCAACATTGAACATCGGCATTGTCTTTGCGTCAATTGGCGCTCTAATTGGGTCAATCGAAGATCCAAAGTTCTTCAATGAGCGCTTGATGGCAATGGAGTCGTTCATGTTTGTGTTATTTTTGATCAATAACATCATCTTGGCATTCATCAATGAGAGAGAGTCACTTCGCAAAGAGTTGGATGAAGTTGCTCTACTATCGATGCAAAACTCTAAGCTAGCAGCGCTAGGAGAGATGGCTGGCGGTGTGGCCCATGAGGTCAAGAACCCCTTAGCTATTATTGAAGGGCACGCGAGGATTGCCAAACGTCTATTGATCAAGGACGCAGATAGCCAAGGAAAAGTTTTAGAACGTCTCACGAAGATCCAAGACATGGTTCGCCGCATTGATAAAATAATCCATGGCATGAAGTCACTGACACATAGCTCAGTAGGTGAAGAGGCTAGCGTTTTCAGGGCGGACCAGCTGGTTGAGGATATAAAAAGTATCAGTGCCGAGAGATTGAAAACGCTTCATATAGAGTTCGTGGTTGATGCGCGACATGACCTGCAGATTTATGGAAATCGTATTCAAATAAGTCAGGTAGTTCTCAACCTTCTCAATAACGCCGTGGATGCGATGGTTGACCATGAAGTGGAGTCCGGAAGGATTCTTCTGAAAATGATGGCAAGTGATGGCGGCATTAGTATTGATGTGATCAATTCTGGTCCGAAAATTCCAGTTGATATCGTCGAGCGAGTGTTTGACCCATTCTTTACTACCAAAGAAGTCGGCCACGGCACCGGAATGGGGCTTAGCATTTCACAGCGGATTATGAGCAATCACGGCGGCCGATTGACCTTGGTCCCCAACACAGAGGAAACTACTTTCCGCATGACTCTTCCTGGGCCTCCACGTACTAAAACTTCAGCGTGA
- a CDS encoding sterol desaturase family protein produces the protein MEILNVITLSIPIFFLMIGTEIAVDIYKKTKTYRVNDSISNLTAGVLQQSYGFVAAAIRAAVFAACYTYFGIFKDIFTADKWWVWIGMFFLVDFVYYWFHRASHRIALLWTGHVVHHQSEEYNLTVALRQSILQGIYSAPWIAIYGVLGIDYKVVVVSMGLNTVLQFWVHTQHIDKLPRWLEYFLNTPSHHRVHHGRNPQYIDKNYAGALIIWDRMFGTFEPEKEKVVFGITVAPKTWNPFYGQFSTLRDLTQTARQRGFKNGIRTLLHPPGWCPENDTIDLSFENREKYDPIIPKAKTVLALGIFTSATVMVSYYLFQITHLSMGVKIALIAISSIALYLVGKLLDQANRESI, from the coding sequence ATGGAAATCCTTAATGTCATCACACTCTCGATTCCGATCTTTTTCCTGATGATCGGAACCGAGATCGCTGTAGATATCTACAAGAAAACCAAGACTTATCGGGTCAACGACTCTATTTCAAACCTTACAGCAGGTGTACTTCAACAAAGCTATGGCTTCGTTGCGGCGGCCATTCGCGCTGCGGTTTTTGCAGCTTGCTACACCTATTTTGGCATTTTCAAGGATATTTTTACCGCCGACAAGTGGTGGGTTTGGATAGGCATGTTCTTTCTAGTCGACTTTGTCTATTATTGGTTCCATCGAGCCTCACACCGCATTGCTCTGCTCTGGACAGGCCATGTGGTTCACCATCAAAGTGAGGAGTATAATTTAACAGTCGCACTCAGGCAGTCCATTCTTCAAGGTATCTATAGCGCTCCGTGGATCGCAATCTATGGCGTTTTGGGGATCGACTATAAAGTGGTGGTTGTCAGCATGGGTCTGAATACTGTCTTGCAGTTTTGGGTCCACACTCAACACATTGACAAGCTCCCTCGTTGGCTCGAATACTTCTTGAACACACCCTCACATCATCGGGTTCACCATGGTCGTAATCCCCAGTACATTGATAAGAATTATGCGGGTGCTTTGATCATCTGGGATCGGATGTTCGGTACGTTTGAGCCTGAGAAAGAAAAAGTTGTTTTCGGTATCACCGTTGCGCCTAAGACTTGGAACCCATTTTATGGTCAATTTTCTACTCTCCGTGACTTGACTCAAACAGCGCGGCAACGGGGCTTTAAAAATGGTATTCGAACTTTACTCCACCCTCCAGGTTGGTGCCCAGAAAACGATACAATCGACCTTTCTTTTGAAAATCGCGAGAAATATGACCCCATCATCCCCAAAGCCAAAACAGTGCTCGCTCTCGGCATTTTTACCAGTGCCACCGTTATGGTTTCTTACTACCTCTTTCAAATCACTCATCTTAGCATGGGTGTTAAAATCGCTCTGATCGCTATCAGCTCGATCGCTCTTTACCTTGTGGGTAAGCTATTGGATCAAGCAAATCGCGAATCTATCTAA
- a CDS encoding carbohydrate-binding protein: MKGLSKWLLVGALLPCQAMGQQIEVAGIGQWADNYCAPSGVRYGWFWDAKVWIDLQVSEGGFGKDVGVRWTIDDWQTSHETLGKYDGPGAEGRELWSIDFTAAKMESCFWCKPQNVVLEYALFSRNGSAEIWENNEGLNYQLPIESIYHEIEIPPPEADDSEDEVACPG, from the coding sequence ATGAAAGGTCTTTCAAAATGGCTTTTAGTAGGTGCTTTGTTGCCTTGCCAAGCTATGGGCCAGCAAATTGAAGTCGCAGGAATAGGGCAGTGGGCCGATAATTACTGCGCGCCGTCTGGAGTTCGCTATGGATGGTTTTGGGATGCTAAGGTGTGGATCGATCTCCAGGTTAGCGAAGGTGGATTTGGCAAAGATGTGGGGGTGCGTTGGACCATTGACGATTGGCAAACGAGCCATGAGACTCTAGGCAAGTATGATGGACCCGGAGCCGAAGGTAGAGAGCTATGGAGCATTGATTTCACGGCTGCAAAAATGGAATCTTGCTTCTGGTGTAAACCACAAAATGTTGTCCTTGAATACGCTCTTTTTAGCCGCAATGGCAGTGCTGAAATCTGGGAAAATAATGAAGGTTTGAACTATCAGCTGCCCATTGAATCGATTTATCATGAAATCGAAATTCCGCCACCGGAAGCAGATGACAGTGAGGATGAGGTTGCGTGCCCAGGTTGA
- a CDS encoding esterase/lipase family protein, with translation MLLYRSGWFVASFLLTILLGTSAHGATKYPILLVHGVALKNETLGVHYFGRIPETLRQRGNEVFDANPLAWGSYEDNADLIYQDLLTITDDFGHDKVNIIAHSKGGLDVRYMMWKYQDEGISERVASITTLNSPHEGAATADSLFRVLPLPVKKLVESVSNLVGWFQGEMDADAWSVYEQMKSDRIQAMNRTIGNPRIGLSQVYTQSWNTVISGPIPDKFLYVMSKVNNFLGHSDNDGMVQKGSSVFGLNRGTITTARNQSISHFGIVDRGYIFATGGTPGFDARNFFIDITHELEVYGY, from the coding sequence ATGCTTCTTTATAGAAGTGGTTGGTTTGTTGCGTCTTTTCTTCTTACTATTCTATTGGGAACCTCAGCCCACGGTGCTACTAAATATCCCATCCTACTGGTCCACGGAGTTGCTCTCAAAAATGAAACCCTTGGGGTCCACTACTTCGGTCGCATTCCAGAAACCCTTAGGCAGCGAGGCAACGAAGTCTTTGATGCAAACCCACTAGCTTGGGGCAGCTACGAAGATAATGCAGACTTGATCTATCAAGACCTGCTCACCATCACTGACGACTTTGGCCATGATAAAGTCAATATCATCGCTCATTCCAAAGGTGGGCTCGACGTTCGCTACATGATGTGGAAATATCAGGACGAAGGTATCAGCGAGCGGGTCGCCTCGATTACAACTCTGAATTCTCCTCATGAAGGAGCTGCCACCGCTGACTCGCTCTTCCGCGTTCTACCACTGCCCGTAAAGAAGCTTGTTGAAAGTGTATCTAACCTGGTCGGCTGGTTTCAGGGAGAGATGGATGCCGACGCCTGGAGCGTATACGAACAAATGAAGTCAGACCGAATCCAAGCTATGAACCGAACTATCGGCAACCCACGCATCGGTCTCAGCCAAGTATACACCCAGAGCTGGAATACGGTGATATCAGGCCCCATTCCCGATAAATTTCTCTACGTGATGTCCAAAGTCAATAACTTTCTCGGTCATAGCGATAATGATGGGATGGTACAGAAAGGTTCCAGCGTCTTTGGTCTCAATCGAGGTACGATCACTACCGCCCGTAATCAGAGCATTTCACACTTTGGAATCGTTGATCGCGGCTATATCTTTGCCACAGGTGGTACTCCTGGGTTTGACGCTCGCAATTTCTTTATCGACATCACCCATGAGCTAGAGGTGTACGGCTACTAA
- the udk gene encoding uridine kinase codes for MDAPFMVAVSGGSGAGKTTFVKNLTERLAAETPLIISMDDYYRDLSHLSPEERTSVNFDHPKAIERELVHEQISLLRAGVAVEKPRYDFASHTRTGQTDTLTPGKVIILDGIFALCYPELYRLLDLKIFLDVDNDVRVVRRIGRDMAERGRNFESCAQQYLGSVKAMHETYIEPTKCHADFVVPWREFNHRAVMYLSELIKFELAKDAQAES; via the coding sequence ATGGACGCCCCGTTTATGGTAGCGGTATCTGGTGGGTCTGGAGCCGGCAAAACCACCTTTGTGAAGAATCTCACGGAGCGTTTGGCTGCTGAAACACCATTGATTATTTCGATGGATGACTACTATCGCGATCTGTCGCACCTTAGCCCAGAAGAGCGAACATCAGTGAACTTTGATCATCCCAAAGCTATTGAGCGAGAGCTGGTCCATGAGCAAATTAGCTTGCTACGTGCCGGAGTTGCAGTCGAGAAGCCTCGCTATGATTTCGCTAGCCATACCCGCACCGGACAAACTGATACCTTAACACCAGGCAAGGTGATCATCCTCGATGGAATATTCGCTTTATGCTACCCCGAGTTGTATCGCTTGCTAGACCTTAAGATTTTTCTGGATGTCGATAATGATGTTCGTGTGGTGAGACGTATTGGGCGCGATATGGCCGAACGAGGACGGAACTTCGAAAGCTGCGCCCAGCAGTACTTAGGCTCCGTGAAGGCGATGCATGAGACGTATATCGAGCCAACAAAGTGCCATGCTGATTTTGTGGTGCCTTGGCGTGAGTTCAATCATCGCGCTGTCATGTACCTGTCCGAGCTAATCAAGTTCGAGTTGGCAAAGGATGCCCAAGCCGAGAGTTAA
- a CDS encoding response regulator, protein MANLPPKILVVDADPTVTGPISDPLDKMGIEVFAASDLQTAMYRFNKQFFRVIFVELKFPELDGLSVIQKWRNHEIAEKQTAGFIVMTSAPLSKEQLALVNEMGKIQVVQKPLQVGPMITQIQRAYKLHVRYELALKIKKDITEKLEKDGDLKAAIKSVQEFKEPLSDEYYPLLLELYQLHDNYEEGIEVLRQIPNEKMDPLQRLNLMGKFNLKMGNLEDARKFYEEADQVAPKNMERITDMVDMYLQLKSPDKAVDKQRQILDLNPENRDIKFDLFKQLEDNGFADHAASFCQETSAPKEVVRYFNNKGVVMAQTDSIDVAIEEYKRAITYYPNNKDNYLIHFNIALAFLRKRDPKFLPQAKEHLSACLKLQPNFEKAKALLNKILDRQAG, encoded by the coding sequence ATGGCAAACCTACCTCCTAAAATACTGGTTGTGGATGCAGATCCGACCGTCACAGGCCCTATTTCCGACCCGTTAGATAAGATGGGGATCGAAGTTTTTGCAGCCTCTGACCTTCAAACCGCCATGTATCGCTTCAATAAGCAGTTCTTTCGAGTCATTTTCGTTGAATTAAAGTTCCCCGAGTTGGATGGGCTTTCCGTTATCCAGAAATGGCGGAATCACGAAATTGCAGAAAAGCAGACGGCCGGTTTTATCGTCATGACCAGCGCCCCTCTCAGTAAGGAACAGCTTGCGCTAGTCAACGAGATGGGGAAGATTCAAGTGGTACAAAAGCCTCTCCAGGTAGGCCCCATGATCACTCAGATTCAACGAGCATATAAGCTTCACGTACGCTATGAATTGGCTCTGAAAATCAAGAAGGATATCACGGAGAAACTTGAAAAAGACGGGGATCTGAAGGCAGCAATTAAGTCTGTACAAGAATTCAAGGAACCTCTTAGCGATGAATACTATCCATTGCTCTTAGAGCTATATCAACTTCATGACAACTACGAAGAAGGTATCGAAGTTCTCAGACAGATACCTAATGAAAAGATGGACCCACTTCAGCGTTTAAACCTGATGGGCAAGTTCAATTTGAAGATGGGGAATCTAGAGGACGCCCGCAAGTTTTACGAAGAGGCGGATCAGGTTGCTCCCAAGAATATGGAACGAATCACTGATATGGTGGACATGTACCTTCAACTCAAGTCCCCCGATAAAGCAGTTGATAAACAACGGCAAATTCTCGACCTTAATCCCGAAAATCGCGACATCAAGTTTGATCTGTTCAAGCAACTGGAAGACAATGGCTTTGCAGATCATGCAGCATCCTTTTGCCAGGAGACGAGTGCTCCGAAGGAAGTGGTACGTTACTTCAACAACAAAGGTGTTGTGATGGCCCAAACTGATTCTATCGATGTTGCCATCGAAGAATACAAACGAGCTATCACCTACTATCCCAACAATAAGGATAACTATCTCATCCACTTCAATATTGCACTGGCGTTTCTAAGAAAACGCGATCCTAAGTTCCTTCCCCAAGCCAAAGAGCATCTCAGCGCGTGCCTGAAACTCCAACCTAACTTCGAAAAGGCGAAGGCTCTCTTAAACAAAATACTCGATCGACAGGCTGGATAG
- a CDS encoding NUDIX hydrolase, which yields MIRSLTRNLLFQYQSSWADGHIPYQGYNPQEELDATERFLEFIDSSDQCFERSHVPGHVTGSALICNKSMNQVLLLHHKKLNKWLQLGGHADGNPDPAAVAMKEAQEESGLQTLDFLNYRADLKILGAQEGQQPFPFDLDIHVIPARKSEPEHKHYDIRYLLVAGPNQAIAQNHEANDLRWFTLDEARRLTDERSMARQFDKLEYLQRNLL from the coding sequence ATGATACGATCACTTACCCGAAACCTATTGTTCCAGTACCAATCATCTTGGGCTGATGGCCATATTCCATATCAAGGTTACAACCCCCAAGAAGAACTAGACGCTACAGAGCGCTTCCTCGAATTTATAGATAGCAGCGATCAATGTTTTGAAAGAAGCCATGTGCCAGGTCACGTTACCGGCTCAGCTCTCATCTGCAATAAGTCTATGAACCAAGTTCTCTTGCTCCACCATAAAAAGCTAAATAAGTGGCTGCAGCTTGGTGGTCATGCCGATGGCAATCCTGATCCCGCAGCCGTAGCTATGAAAGAGGCCCAAGAAGAAAGCGGACTTCAAACTCTGGATTTTTTGAACTATCGGGCTGACCTTAAAATTCTCGGGGCCCAGGAAGGGCAGCAACCATTTCCATTCGATCTCGATATCCATGTGATACCAGCACGAAAATCCGAGCCGGAGCACAAGCACTACGATATTCGCTATTTGCTTGTAGCTGGCCCGAACCAAGCGATCGCGCAGAACCATGAAGCTAATGATCTTCGTTGGTTCACGCTCGACGAGGCACGACGGCTAACCGATGAGCGTAGCATGGCACGACAATTCGATAAGTTAGAGTATTTACAGAGGAACCTACTCTAA